Proteins encoded in a region of the Streptomyces violaceoruber genome:
- a CDS encoding acetyl-CoA C-acetyltransferase, translating into MPEAVIVSAARSPIGRAFKGSLKDLRADDLAATIIQAALAKVPELDPRDIDDLMLGCGLPGGEQGNNLGRIVAVEMGMDHLPGCTVTRYCSSSLQTSRMALHAIKAGEGDVFISAGVEMVSRFAKGNSDSLPDTRNPLFAEAEARTAEVAQQEGTTWHDPREDGLVPDPYIAMGQTAENLARAKGITRQDMDEFGVRSQNLAEEAIKNGFWEREITPVTLPDGTVVSKDDGPRAGVTLEGVQGLKPVFRPDGLVTAGNCCPLNDGAAALVIMSDTKARELGLTPLARIVSTGVSGLSPEIMGLGPVEASKQALSRAGLGVGDIDLVEINEAFAAQVIPSYRDLGIPLEKLNVNGGAIAVGHPFGMTGARITGTLINSLRTHDKQFGLETMCVGGGQGMAMVIERLS; encoded by the coding sequence ATGCCCGAAGCCGTGATCGTCTCTGCCGCCCGTTCCCCCATCGGCCGCGCCTTCAAGGGCTCCCTGAAGGACCTGCGCGCCGACGACCTGGCCGCCACGATCATCCAGGCGGCCCTCGCGAAGGTGCCCGAGCTGGACCCGCGGGACATCGACGACCTGATGCTCGGCTGCGGCCTGCCCGGCGGCGAGCAGGGCAACAACCTCGGCCGGATCGTCGCCGTCGAGATGGGCATGGACCACCTGCCGGGCTGCACCGTCACCCGGTACTGCTCCTCGTCCCTGCAGACCTCCCGCATGGCCCTGCACGCCATCAAGGCCGGTGAGGGCGACGTCTTCATCTCGGCCGGCGTCGAGATGGTCTCCCGGTTCGCCAAGGGCAACTCCGACAGCCTCCCGGACACCCGCAACCCGCTCTTCGCCGAGGCCGAGGCCCGCACCGCGGAGGTCGCCCAGCAGGAGGGCACCACCTGGCACGACCCGCGCGAGGACGGCCTCGTCCCCGACCCGTACATCGCGATGGGCCAGACCGCCGAGAACCTCGCCCGCGCCAAGGGCATCACCCGGCAGGACATGGACGAGTTCGGCGTCCGGTCCCAGAACCTCGCCGAGGAAGCCATCAAGAACGGCTTCTGGGAGCGCGAGATCACCCCGGTGACCCTGCCCGACGGCACGGTCGTCAGCAAGGACGACGGCCCCCGGGCCGGCGTCACCCTGGAGGGCGTCCAGGGCCTCAAGCCGGTCTTCCGCCCCGACGGCCTGGTCACCGCCGGCAACTGCTGCCCGCTCAACGACGGCGCCGCCGCCCTCGTGATCATGAGCGACACCAAGGCCCGCGAGCTGGGCCTGACCCCGCTGGCCCGCATCGTCTCCACCGGCGTCTCCGGCCTCTCCCCCGAGATCATGGGCCTGGGCCCGGTCGAGGCCAGCAAGCAGGCCCTGTCCCGGGCCGGGCTGGGCGTCGGCGACATCGACCTGGTCGAGATCAACGAGGCGTTCGCCGCGCAGGTCATCCCCTCCTACCGCGACCTCGGCATCCCGCTGGAGAAGCTGAACGTCAACGGCGGCGCCATCGCCGTCGGCCACCCCTTCGGCATGACCGGCGCCCGCATCACGGGCACGCTGATCAACTCCCTGCGGACGCACGACAAGCAGTTCGGCCTGGAGACCATGTGCGTCGGCGGCGGCCAGGGCATGGCCATGGTGATCGAGCGCCTGAGCTGA
- a CDS encoding SGNH/GDSL hydrolase family protein has protein sequence MTSMSRARVARRIAAGAAYGGGGIGLAGAAAVGLVVAEVQLARRRVGVGTPTRVPNAQGLYGGTLPTAGDPPLRLMMLGDSTAAGQGVHRAGQTPGALLASGLAAVAERPVRLGSVAQPGACSDDLDRQVALVLAEPDRVPDICVIMVGANDVTHRMPATRSVRHLSSAVRRLRTAGAEVVVGTCPDLGTIERVRQPLRWLARRASRQLAAAQTIGAVEQGGRTVSLGDLLGPEFAQNPRELFGPDNYHPSAEGYATAAMAVLPSVCAALGLWPADEEHPDALRREGFLPVARAAAEAASEAGTEVAAAMPTGPRGPWALLKRRRRRRVSEAEPSSPSGV, from the coding sequence ATGACGAGCATGTCGAGGGCGAGGGTGGCGCGGCGGATCGCGGCCGGCGCGGCGTACGGCGGCGGCGGCATCGGCCTGGCGGGAGCGGCGGCGGTCGGTCTGGTGGTGGCCGAGGTGCAGCTGGCCAGACGCAGGGTGGGGGTGGGCACGCCGACCCGGGTGCCGAACGCGCAGGGACTGTACGGCGGCACCCTGCCCACGGCCGGCGACCCGCCGCTGCGGCTGATGATGCTGGGCGACTCCACGGCCGCCGGGCAGGGCGTGCACCGGGCCGGGCAGACGCCGGGCGCGCTGCTGGCGTCCGGGCTCGCGGCGGTGGCGGAGCGGCCGGTGCGGCTGGGGTCGGTCGCCCAACCGGGGGCGTGCTCGGACGACCTGGACCGGCAGGTGGCGCTGGTGCTCGCCGAGCCGGACCGGGTGCCCGACATCTGCGTGATCATGGTCGGCGCCAACGACGTCACCCACCGGATGCCGGCGACCCGCTCGGTGCGGCACCTGTCCTCGGCGGTACGGCGGCTGCGCACGGCCGGTGCGGAGGTGGTGGTCGGCACCTGTCCGGACCTGGGCACGATCGAGCGGGTGCGGCAGCCGCTGCGCTGGCTGGCCCGGCGGGCCTCACGGCAGCTCGCGGCGGCACAGACCATCGGCGCCGTCGAGCAGGGCGGGCGCACGGTGTCGCTGGGCGACCTGCTGGGTCCGGAGTTCGCGCAGAACCCGCGGGAGCTCTTCGGCCCCGACAACTACCACCCCTCCGCCGAGGGGTACGCCACGGCCGCGATGGCGGTACTGCCCTCGGTGTGCGCCGCGCTCGGCCTGTGGCCGGCCGACGAGGAGCACCCGGACGCGCTGCGCCGCGAGGGCTTCCTGCCGGTGGCGCGCGCGGCGGCGGAGGCGGCGTCCGAGGCGGGTACGGAGGTCGCCGCCGCCATGCCTACGGGGCCTCGGGGGCCCTGGGCGCTGCTGAAGCGCCGGAGACGGCGTCGGGTGTCGGAGGCGGAACCGTCCAGCCCGTCCGGCGTTTGA
- a CDS encoding cystathionine beta-synthase, translated as MQFHDSMISLVGNTPLVRLNSVSKGIRATVLAKVEYFNPGGSVKDRIALRMIEAAEKSGELQPGGTIVEPTSGNTGVGLAIVAQQKGYKCIFVCPDKVSTDKINVLRAYGAEVVVCPTAVDPEHPDSYYNVSDRLVRETPGAWKPDQYSNPNNPLSHYHSTGPELWEQTEGKITHFVAGVGTGGTISGTGRYLKDASDGAVTVIGADPEGSVYSGGSGRPYLVEGVGEDFWPTAYDREVADEIVAVSDKDSFQMTRRLAKEEGLLVGGSCGMAVVAALEVAARLGEDDVVVVLLPDSGRGYLSKIFNDEWMADYGFLEDTGPSARVAEVLNHKEGGHIPSLVHMHPDETVGQAIEVLREYGVSQMPIVKPGAGHPDVMAAEVVGSVVERELLDALFAKRASLEDPLEKHMSAPLPQVGSGEPVADLMSVLGGADAAIVLVEGKPTGVVSRQDLLSFLAKGK; from the coding sequence GTGCAATTCCACGACTCGATGATCAGCCTCGTCGGCAACACCCCGCTGGTGCGGCTCAACAGCGTGAGCAAGGGGATCAGGGCGACCGTCCTGGCCAAGGTGGAGTACTTCAACCCGGGCGGCTCGGTGAAGGACCGCATCGCCCTGCGCATGATCGAGGCCGCGGAGAAGAGCGGTGAGCTGCAGCCGGGCGGCACGATCGTCGAGCCGACCAGCGGCAACACCGGCGTCGGCCTCGCCATCGTGGCCCAGCAGAAGGGCTACAAGTGCATCTTCGTCTGCCCCGACAAGGTGTCCACCGACAAGATCAACGTGCTGCGCGCGTACGGCGCCGAGGTCGTCGTCTGCCCGACCGCCGTCGACCCGGAGCACCCCGACTCCTACTACAACGTCTCCGACCGGCTGGTCCGCGAGACGCCGGGCGCCTGGAAGCCGGACCAGTACTCCAACCCGAACAACCCGCTCTCCCACTACCACTCCACGGGCCCCGAGCTGTGGGAGCAGACCGAGGGGAAGATCACCCACTTCGTGGCCGGGGTCGGCACCGGCGGCACCATCTCCGGCACCGGCCGGTACCTGAAGGACGCCAGTGACGGCGCGGTCACGGTGATCGGCGCCGACCCCGAGGGCTCCGTCTACTCCGGCGGCTCCGGGCGCCCCTACCTGGTCGAGGGCGTCGGCGAGGACTTCTGGCCGACGGCGTACGACCGCGAGGTCGCCGACGAGATCGTCGCCGTCTCCGACAAGGACTCCTTCCAGATGACCCGCCGCCTCGCCAAGGAGGAGGGCCTGCTGGTGGGCGGCTCCTGCGGCATGGCGGTCGTCGCGGCGCTGGAAGTGGCGGCGCGGCTCGGCGAGGACGACGTGGTGGTCGTCCTGCTGCCGGACAGCGGACGCGGCTATCTCAGCAAGATCTTCAACGACGAGTGGATGGCCGACTACGGCTTCCTGGAGGACACGGGACCCAGCGCCCGCGTCGCGGAGGTCCTGAACCACAAGGAGGGCGGCCACATCCCCTCCCTCGTCCACATGCACCCGGACGAAACCGTGGGCCAGGCCATCGAGGTGCTGCGCGAGTACGGCGTCTCGCAGATGCCGATCGTCAAGCCCGGCGCCGGTCACCCGGACGTGATGGCCGCCGAGGTCGTCGGCTCGGTGGTGGAGCGCGAGCTGCTGGACGCGCTGTTCGCCAAGCGCGCCTCGCTGGAGGACCCGCTGGAGAAGCACATGTCCGCCCCGCTGCCCCAGGTCGGCTCCGGAGAGCCGGTCGCGGACCTGATGTCGGTGCTCGGCGGCGCCGACGCGGCGATCGTCCTCGTCGAGGGCAAGCCGACCGGTGTGGTGAGCCGGCAGGACCTGCTGTCCTTCCTCGCCAAGGGCAAGTAG
- a CDS encoding MurR/RpiR family transcriptional regulator, giving the protein MNGTGGTSGASGTDSPAARLQTLFEGHRLTPTQRRIAHSMVRRASDVPFLSSVELAELAGVSQPSVTRFAVALGFDGYPALRRHLREVAPAEPVADTGAVNEYQQAVAAEIENLRHLAEVLADPGPVREAGRLLAASRPLPVLGLRAAAAQAHGFSYFAAKVHPDVRLLGEGGTMLRDRIDAAVRAGAGTLLCFALPRHPREVVEALAHAKEAGLTVVTVADSAFAPVAKVSDLLLPAAVGTGLAFDTACAPMLLGRVLLEAMCDDLPDAQARLEEFDTKAAARGLFVD; this is encoded by the coding sequence ATGAACGGGACCGGCGGCACGAGCGGGGCGAGCGGGACCGACAGTCCGGCCGCTCGGCTGCAGACGCTCTTCGAGGGGCACCGGCTGACGCCGACCCAGCGGCGCATCGCGCACAGCATGGTGCGCCGCGCCTCCGACGTGCCCTTCCTGTCGAGCGTGGAGCTGGCCGAGCTGGCGGGGGTCAGCCAGCCGTCCGTGACCCGCTTCGCCGTCGCCCTCGGCTTCGACGGCTACCCGGCGCTGCGCCGGCACCTGCGCGAGGTCGCGCCCGCGGAACCGGTCGCGGACACCGGTGCCGTCAACGAGTACCAGCAGGCCGTGGCGGCCGAGATCGAGAACCTGCGGCATCTCGCCGAGGTGCTGGCCGACCCGGGACCCGTGCGGGAGGCGGGCCGCCTGCTCGCCGCGAGCCGGCCGCTGCCGGTGCTCGGACTGCGGGCCGCCGCCGCCCAGGCACACGGCTTCTCCTACTTCGCCGCCAAGGTCCACCCGGACGTCCGGCTCCTCGGCGAGGGCGGCACGATGCTGCGCGACCGCATCGACGCCGCCGTCCGGGCCGGGGCGGGCACGCTGCTCTGCTTCGCCCTGCCCCGGCACCCCCGCGAGGTCGTCGAGGCGCTCGCGCACGCCAAGGAGGCCGGGCTCACGGTGGTGACCGTCGCCGACTCCGCCTTCGCGCCGGTCGCCAAGGTGTCCGACCTGCTGCTGCCCGCCGCCGTCGGCACCGGCCTCGCCTTCGACACCGCCTGCGCGCCGATGCTGCTCGGGCGGGTGCTCCTCGAGGCGATGTGCGACGACCTGCCGGACGCGCAGGCCCGGCTGGAGGAGTTCGACACCAAGGCCGCGGCGCGGGGGCTCTTCGTGGACTGA